The genome window CGACATGACCCAAGGAGTCTACCACCGGCCTCCCGCCCGGCCGGTCGGCTCCGCGCGCGGTCGGCTCCGCGGGCGGTCGGCCATGCGCGCGGTCGGCTCCGCGCGGCCGGCTCCGCGCGGTCGGTTGTAACATCGCCGCATGCAGGCGTTCGGTGCAGGCGCTGCCGTCGCCCTCGCCCTGGGCGGAGGCACCGCGCGGGGCCTGGTGCACGTGGGCGTTCTCAAGGCGCTCGAGGCGGCGGGCGTGCGGCCCGTCATGCTGGGCGGGACGTCGTTCGGGGCCGTCGTCGCCGCCCTGTACGCGCTGACCGGCAGCGCGCTGGAACTCGAGCGGATCGTACGGGAGCAGGACATGGCCGAGGTGTGGCGGCAGGGCGTCGACTTCGGCCTTCACCGCGGGGCCGTCGTCAACGGGCGCCGCCTGCGCGACTGGTTGGATCGCAAGTTCTTCCAGGGGGCGTCGTTCGACGAGGTCCAGGTGCCGCTCGCCATCGCCACGACCGACCTGGGCACGGGAGCGCTGGTGCGCCTCGATTCCGGGTCGGTGGCCGACGCGGTCAGGGCGAGCTGCGCACTGCCCGGGCTCTTCGCGCCGGTGCGGTGGCGGGACCGACTGCTGATCGACGGCGGCTTCGTCGAGCCGGTGCCGTTCAGCACCCTCACCCGCATGCCGGGCGTGTGGCGGCTCGGCGTGCACGCCGGGGTGGAC of Trueperaceae bacterium contains these proteins:
- a CDS encoding patatin-like phospholipase family protein; the protein is MQAFGAGAAVALALGGGTARGLVHVGVLKALEAAGVRPVMLGGTSFGAVVAALYALTGSALELERIVREQDMAEVWRQGVDFGLHRGAVVNGRRLRDWLDRKFFQGASFDEVQVPLAIATTDLGTGALVRLDSGSVADAVRASCALPGLFAPVRWRDRLLIDGGFVEPVPFSTLTRMPGVWRLGVHAGVDVRHSSVVRQIRRFNATAAGRAFLRGGERVAPGGPLGQIYRGLAISLGSYSKGLVVPDDATLLRVEPHISWWDFHRSPAAIRAGELATRALLTGGGQERGPEVLSSG